A genomic window from Gossypium hirsutum isolate 1008001.06 chromosome D12, Gossypium_hirsutum_v2.1, whole genome shotgun sequence includes:
- the LOC107943749 gene encoding uncharacterized protein: MSFAPPLPPIFAGDNYHIWVVKMKTYLQAIDLWSAVESDVEPPPLRENPTIAQIRQHDKTRQQQVINLRKEFENLKMKESETIKQYSDRIMATVNNIRLLGEDFSDSRMVKKRRASRQEENPEGAFQAKAREGSSSNQKAKKPWFERRDKAKKEANKEVGRRRFPPCIHYKNTNHLEKFCWTRPDIQCKSCKQYGHHEKICRNHEKAQVQPIQAKTAEDIQAQEEHVFTASCFAINNKCSWLVDSGC, translated from the exons ATGAGTTTTGCTCCTCCACTACCACCAATTTTTGCCGGAGAtaactaccacatttgggtagtcaAGATGAAGACTTATCTCCAAGCAATTGACCTCTGGAGTGCAGTTGAAAGTGATGTCGAGCCACCTCCACTAAGAGAAAATCCTACCATTGCTCAGATAAGGCAACATG ACAAGACCAGGCAGCAACAAGTCATCAACCTGAGaaaagagtttgaaaatttaaaaatgaaggaGTCAGAAACTATTAAACAGTATTCTGATAGAATCATGGCTACTGTAAATAACATAAGACTCCTAGGAGAGGATTTCAGCGatagcagaatggttaagaag AGGAGGGCTAGCAGACAGGAGGAGAATCCTGAGGGAGCCTTTCAAGCAAAAGCCAGAGAAGGTTCTAGCTCAAATCAGAAAGCTAAGAAACCTTGGTTTGAAAGAAGGGACAAAGCAAAGAAAGAAGCAAATAAAGAAGTAGGCAGAAGGAGGTTTCCACCATGCATTCACTACAAAAATACCAATCACTTGGAGAAATTTTGCTGGACCAGACCAGACATTCAATGTAAGAGTTGTAAGCAGTATGGCCATCATGAGAAAATTTGTAGAAATCATGAAAAGGCTCAAGTTCAGCCAATTCAAGCCAAGACTGCTGAAGATATACAGGCTCAGGAGGAGCATGTATTCACTGCTTCATGTTTTGCAATCAACAACAAGTGTAGTTGGCTTGTGGACAGTGGTTGCTAA